A window of the Dictyostelium discoideum AX4 chromosome 4 chromosome, whole genome shotgun sequence genome harbors these coding sequences:
- a CDS encoding hypothetical protein (Mast cell surface antigen-1): MLQSLKNVFFSDTTTTTTPTTPTTPTTPTTTPTTTTTPTTTPTTTTTSTTPISNLSIKRDIGNINDYKNANYFNYYRILENKYNYLRYNTGLKNISNNETFKLIDFTIDSEMNNTCITSNWNQKYSNNSSTPVEGVYKIPLAPYSVVSGFTVEYQDKVFIGKIKSKEKAQNQYSDSIASGGQAFLAEKTQDGQFSFRIGNLPPNENVTIHLTIISEVCPHLSSLQNCFHRFLFPNYSFNFQFNLNIKLTLPIKTIELLYYPNKDIKFKENSNNKEATLTFSSNNGIDDDIVCIVEPENDIERPQSIIEHSKLNNTYAVSVNFTPSFSHLTSDDVNQKSEFIFLIDCSGSMSGEPIKKAKRALEIIIRSLNENCKFNIYCFGSRFTKAFDNSKMYNDETLKEISGYVEKIDADLGGTELLPPIRDILSTESDFEYPRQLFILTDGEVSERDSLINYVATESNNTRIFTYGIGNSVDTELVIGLSKACKGYYEMIKDNSNFEEQVMKLVSIAFEPTLSNIKVDWGTELQIEQGPTKIRPLYSGETLIVYALLKDNKIPQSTVQVSLIGDGPTGSKLEFPITLDFSKTIDYENNSVHTLAAFNIIKDLEEVERKGNHSNNRDRIEELGKNYGLISKYTSYIVTAASEQVTEETMKTLNIIQIPTTTTTSHTNFETEEDSDDLFSSENRNQTLANISNDMEKIKDIFDDISRLISEQSCMLNEIGDANIEASTLGINSIPQKSNIFSKITSFFSSPSEVSTSKSNFDSDIGSEERRNNNNNNNNNNININNNNNNNNNNNNNNNNNNNNNNNNNNNNNNNNNSDNSDSLLKLIRLQKANGSWSSPFSEFKIDLSKKPSNIDNDDIWITLIVINKILNDYPTQQSQYDLVIQKASKWVKQQLTRLNIPNQYGSLLATSKLYI, translated from the coding sequence atgttacaaagtttaaaaaatgtttttttttcagacaccacaacaactacaacaccaacaacaccaacaacaccaacaacaccaacaacaacaccaacaacaacaacaacaccaacaacaacaccaacaacaacaacaacatcaacaacaccaatatCAAATCTATCTATTAAAAGAGACATTGGCAATATAAATGATTATAAGAATGCaaactattttaattattacagAATATTGGAGAATAAATATAACTACCTTAGATACAATActggtttaaaaaatatatcaaaCAATGAAACattcaaattaattgattttacaaTTGATTCAGAAATGAATAATACTTGCATAACATCAAATTGGAATCAAAagtattcaaataattcaagtaCACCAGTTGAAGGTGTTTATAAAATTCCATTAGCACCATATAGTGTAGTTTCAGGATTCACAGTAGAATATCAAGATAAAGTTTTCattggtaaaattaaatcaaaagaaaaagcACAAAATCAATACTCTGATTCAATCGCAAGTGGTGGCCAAGCATTCCTCGCAGAGAAAACTCAAGATGGTCAATTCTCATTTAGAATCGGTAATTTACCACCAAATGAAAATGTTACAATTCATTTAACAATTATTTCAGAAGTTTGTCCTCATTTATCAAGTTTACAAAATTGCTTCCATCGTTTCTTATTCCcaaattattcatttaatttccaattcaatttaaatattaaattaacattaccaattaaaactattgaattattatattatccaaataaagatattaaattcaaagaaaactctaataataaagaagCAACTCTTACATTCTCTTCAAATAATGGTATTGACGATGATATTGTTTGCATTGTTGAACCAGAGAATGATATTGAAAGACCACAATCAATTATTGaacattcaaaattaaataatacataTGCAGTCAGTGTCAACTTTACACCATCATTCAGTCATTTAACATCGGATGATGTAAATCAAAAAAGTGAATTTATATTCCTCATCGATTGTTCAGGAAGTATGAGTGgtgaaccaattaaaaaagcaaaaagagctttagaaattattattagaagtttaaatgaaaattgtaagtttaatatttattgtttCGGTAGTAGATTTACAAAAGCATTCGACAATTCAAAAATGTACAATGATGAaacattaaaagaaatttcagGATATGTTGAAAAAATTGATGCAGACTTAGGAGGTACagaattattaccaccaatcCGTGATATCCTTTCCACTGAATCAGATTTCGAATATCCAAGACAATTATTCATTCTTACAGATGGTGAAGTCAGTGAGAGAGAtagtttaataaattatgtaGCAACAGAATCAAATAACACTAGAATCTTTACATATGGTATTGGAAATAGTGTAGATACAGAATTAGTAATTGGTTTATCAAAAGCATGTAAAGGCTATTATGAAATGATTAAAGATAACTCAAATTTCGAAGAACAAGTAATGAAATTAGTTTCAATTGCATTCGAACCAAcactttcaaatattaaagtaGATTGGGGTACAGAATTACAAATTGAACAAGGTCCAACCAAAATTCGTCCACTTTATTCAGGTGAGACTTTAATTGTTTAtgcattattaaaagataataaaattcctCAATCAACAGTACAAGTTTCATTAATTGGAGATGGACCAACTGGTTCAAAATTAGAATTCCCAATTACATTAGATTTCtcaaaaacaattgattatgaaaataattcagTTCATACATTAGCAGCATTTAACATtataaaagatttagaagAAGTTGAAAGAAAAGGAAACCATTCAAACAATAGAGATAGAATAGAAGAACTAGGTAAAAACTATGGATTAATATCAAAGTATACTTCATATATTGTCACTGCAGCTTCAGAACAAGTAACTGAAGAAACAATGAAaactttaaatattattcaaataccaacaacaacaacaacatcacaCACAAACTTTGAAACAGAAGAAGATTCCGATGATCTTTTCTCATCTGAAAATAGAAACCAAACACTTGCAAATATTTCCAATGATatggaaaaaattaaagatatttttgatGATATTTCCAGGTTAATATCAGAACAAAGTTGTATGCTAAATGAAATAGGGGATGCAAACATTGAAGCAAGTACCTTAGGTATAAATTCAATTCCTCAAAAATCAAACatcttttcaaaaattacatCATTCTTTTCATCACCATCTGAAGTTTCGACAAGTAAATCCAATTTTGATAGTGATATTGGATCAGAAGAaagaagaaataataataataataataataataataatattaatattaataataataataataataataataataataataataataataataataataataataataataataataataataataataataataataataataatagtgataatagtgacagtttattaaaattaattagacTTCAAAAAGCAAATGGATCATGGAGTTCACCATTTAGTGAATtcaaaattgatttatcaaagAAACCATCAAACATTGATAACGATGATATTTGGATCACTTTAATAGTAATCAACAAGATTCTTAATGATTATCCAACTCAACAATCTCAATATGACCTTGTAATTCAAAAGGCTTCAAAATGGGTAAAACAACAATTGACAAGATTAAACATTCCAAATCAATATGGCTCATTATTAGCTAc